ATGTCTCCCAGCACAACAACGTCAACAGACAATTATTGTTCGAATCTTAGCTAATGAACGTTAGCTAAACACCCTCTGTTATAAAAACATCCATTGYGATTCATTCACACGATATAATCAAGATTCCATTACATTATAATGTCCCKTATCAATAAATCCTTGCAATTAAGTAGTGTCGATAGCTGGTTACTTCGCCCTTCGTCCACACGAGTTCAAATAGGAGTTAATAAACAAAGCCGTAAATCGTGTTAGATGTCGCAAACCATGGACGCGAAAAGAGTTGACAGATGTCCCAAAAAGAGAAGATAGTAAccagttttccaacaattgttattTCATTACCTATATAGCAAGCTAACCAGAGAGTTATACAATTAATATTGTGGTTAGGTTGATATGTTTACAAGCCAAGTAGCTAGTTTCATAAGTMGCCAGCTGTTACTAGCCAGTGTAAATTAGATGaccagttagctaacgttagctagataggaCTCAAGGTGAGCAAGTGACTGCAAATCAGCTTCCTTTTACTGCAAGCGTGCTGCACGTCTGTGTTGTGTTTCTACTTTGCTTCTTTCAGCCTTGCTACAACTAAATACTattccggagcgccaagtctaggaccaaaaggctcatcaacagcttctacccccaagccgtaagactgctgaacaattaataMAATCGCCatcggacaatttacattgaccccccctcccattttgtacactgctgctactcgctgtttactatctatgtatagtcacttcacccccacctgcatgtacaaattacctcaactaacctgtacccccgcacactgactcggtaccggtgcctcctagcctcgttactgttattcttgtgttactttttattattacattttattttagtctactcggtaaatattttcttaactcttattgaactgcactgttggttaagggcttgtaagtaagcagttcacggtaaagtctacacttactgtattcggcgcatgtgacaaataaagtttgatttgatatctccTAACTTTCTATTCTCTATGTTCTTTCCTTGTAAGCCACCCAAGGATGCAAAGTTAACTTTGTTACTGTTATGAATAGCATAGCTCTCTCTACATTAGATTTATGAGATATTAGACCTAGTAGATATAggcctagctagctaaattgattATAACATGTTTCAATGTCTACTCTTTagttatgttttatatatatatatctactcaCTTTTGCAATGCGCACAAATTGCAAGCATACAGTAGCTTGGAAATKTGTTTATGATCACATTTATGTTCATCAAGTTGAATTGTTRATTTGGTTCAAGTCTGCCATAAAGAAAGGAGGCAAGCTCATTAAGGCTGAAAAGGAGCAACTTCAGAAAGAATAGGTGAGAAGACAAAAGGAAGAGGGTACTCTAGGACTTCTCATTTCATTCAATCAGAGCACATCAagcataacatgtcaaccctgttacccatagataggctagaaatatttttaaaacatttaatttttttgtgaagcttgcatttcGAATCCCCCTTCCTGTTGCAAGCAACAAGTTACCATTGCCCCTGTCGAAAGGGGATTTATGGCAAATTTAAGACAAACCTCAAACCTGttacgtcaaccctgttactttaatgGCACTTACTAGTCATTCGTTTTATTTAAGCCcttgacattattattattattattttttttagaaaGTTGaacatgacagaatgttaaaatgaggtgaaatcaaTATTTTGGGGGAACCAAGTTACACTACCCAAAATGTTCTCTATTCATGGAACAACCCGCATACTGAAGATTCAGCTGCCAACCATCTAGGCTATCAGTCTGTCGGTCTGCCCATATTCAGCAGGCCTAACAATTCTTCTTCGTAGAAACGCTTTTTCATGGCGCTATATTCCCTCAGATAGTACAGGGTCCCCAGTTCCTTAATCACAGCCTCTCCACAATCGACAAGCTTTCTGATCTCCTTGGGGTCTGTGACATCTTTGTTCTTCATAAAGGCACTGTTCAGACGCTCCCTGAAGTAGTCTGCTCCTTGGGGGTATTCCCGTCCCAGATGCAGTAGCTGTCAGTGGAAGGAGGCAGGTTACTAGTGATAATCCCAGTGCTTTTTAAACAATCTTTTTGGGATTGTTTTGGACATACAGTAAAAGATTGCATGAGTGGAAGCAAATCTCATATTGAAAGTAGGTGTGGGTAACAACAACAAAGCGTGGGTGCATTgacagcagtcagtcagtgttgAACTTACATTCTTGTACAGCTGTCTAACCTCTCTCCTCAGAGGGTTGGCCATGTCACTGCCTGAGACAGTATCAGCCTTCACTACTGGGATGGAAGAAAAGGACAGAAGATTCAACAGGTGAATTACTATTCAGCAGATGATGTAAAACAGCTCAGAAAGAAATATGCTTATGTCTAATTGTTGTCACATCACGTATCCTGTGAGCCTTGTAATATTTAGCTATCCGTGTGTCATGCATAGTGCATTTTAGCTCATTTTACCTTTGTTCACTTAGCAGGTAGRTTAGGTAACAGTACAAAGTCTGCGGCTAGGTAGCAACACTCTGGTAAAGCGAATGATTAGCCAGCTAATAGTAACGTAATTGGCTAAACACCCTCGGTTATAAAAACATTAATTAGCTTTATTATTAATCGATTTATTCACACGATATAATTTAGTTTTCATTACATTATAGCTAGGCTCCCTTATCGATAAAATCCTCGCAGTGCAGTGCTGAAMGCTATCTACCTTGCTGAAAACTGGCTACCTGGGAGCATTACGTCAAACAGCGCGTCGATTCCAGGGTCACGGCTAGAAGAAATCCAAYttttgtcaaattaacatcagatttgacttttcatAGAAGGTTAGGATAAGGTTAGAAAAATGGTTCAGGattagataaaataaaaaaaattaaatgaactttttacgttaatttgacaaaagttagatcccttctagccatgccCCGATTACAGCtgggttattttttttatttttatattttatttatttattcataatacaaaaatcaacttacatcaaacatgtctagcaaaccaaacacaggtattaacaatgctcaaacatacaaaaaatatcaataaaaataaaataaaacacaaaataaactatttaagtgcaattatattcactctgaaaatatcttattataatgattcatgaagatgttattcttgttgttattcactagggttaatgttttaataagataattaaattcaatcagaaaaattggtaattttggtatagaattttggaatctttgtttgtgtataaagtatttggcaacaagaataaaaaaaaattacaatcatttcagtggttttgttatcattgcaatagtaacatattatatattttatgttaaaaatatagcaagtgttcataatggtaaataagtactttgcaaggttttcccaaaattcGGACACAAAattacattcaaagaacaagtgagacagattctcaTCTTCTTTTCcacagaaaacgcagatatcatcaaatagccacaaatttggaaatcatagaattacatggatatatcttatgtaaaattttgaagtgcacttccttaactttgtttggtatacagtattttgtaaggccttaaccatgcatttttccagacaatgtcaggaataagcatgttccagaaaacCTTTCCTCTCGGTGTAAAttggttttgtgaatgaagaatttgtcttatatatttattacaacaagataGCTCAAGTAAGCSMAcgccttccaatctgagttctggataaactttgtgATCATTCCCAAAATTAAGATGACTTTTCATAAGTGTAGTTAGACCACTAGGAACGGCTTTRatcacagaaataaactctctcCGATTACAGCTGGTTGAGGGACGAGCGTCGCATAGGAGTGACACGATCTGAGACGTTGCAGGCAGCCGACGGTGCAAGCGACTGCCGACATGCCGGTTCACATGcaagtcggaactaggaaactcRGACATTTCCTACTTGTTGAGTCGTTGAATGCGGCACGCGTATTACTACAACCAGCTAGCAAGTCGGACATGTTAGAGTTTTATAGTTTCAACTAGCACATGAATGCGGCATGACTGATCTACAAagaaccttgcatcataaataactactcactGGGAGCGTTTAAGTGGTAAGACTAAAGCAACCGACTGTAGAGGAAAGTCGAGGAGTGAagtcgggggaggtgcatctgtgaCAGCTGAAGGTCAGACACTAATCTGGTTTTCCAACATCAACACTCAGATTAatatggcagtgttgccattgtttatacGTTTTTCTTTATAATGTcgaaataaacatgttttcaaaccCCATATCATACACTAACAAACTGAAattatgtgtgtactgtacatagtACAATCAATTCATGTGAGGGCCTCAAACATCACATGAATTTGTCCACTTGTATACATTAATCATGGCAAAATTGGTTCCTGTTTCAATTATTTTCTTTGGTTACTTTTGCATGAGTCAACAACTAATAATTGGGTAACAATATACAgtagcctcccacaatgcaggcaatggctgcaggatgaagttggtgaagagcaactgcagaaacttgcagtgGGACTGCAGTCAAAACGTCatgatcacatgatttttgtgAAGTTTATGCAGTCGTCATGTAGGCAGAAGTCGGACAATTTTTATccccattttattacatttttatttatttaattgacatttatttaaccagataggctagttgagaacaagttctcatttgcaactgcgacctggccaagataaaacaaagcagttcggcacatacaacaacacagagttacacatggaataaagaaatatacagtcaataatacagtagaaaaagtctatatacagcatgtgcaaatgaggtaggataagagaggtaaggcaataaataggccatggtggcaaagtaattacaatatagcaattaaacactggaatggtagatgtgcagaagatgaatgtgcaagtaggtatactggggtgcaaaggagcaagataaataaataaatgcagtatgggaatgaggtagttggatgggctatttacaggtgcagtgatctgtgagctgctctgacagctggtgcttaaagctagtgagggagatatgagtctccagcttcagtgatttttgcagttcgttccagtcattggcagcagagaactggaaggaaaggcggttaacttggctttcaaagaccttagaaagacagggtaggatagatataggtctgtagcagtttgggtctcgAGTGTcacctctttgaagagggggatgaccgcggcagctttccaatctatgggaatctcagacgatacgaaagagagctTGAACAGGCTagaaataggggttgcaacaatttcggcagatgattttagaaagagagtgtccagattgtctagcccggctgatttgtaggggtccagattttgcagctctttcagctatctggatttgggtgaaggagaaatggggaggcttgggcgagttgctgtggggggtggagggctgttgatcggagtaggggtagccaggtggaaagcatggccagccatagaaaaatgcttattgaaattctcaattatagtggatttatcagtggtgacagtgtttcctagcctcagtgcagtgggcagctgggaggaggtgctcttattctccatggactttacagtgtcccagaccttttttgagtttgtgctacaggatgcaaatttctgctttatacagctagcctttgctttcctaacagcctgtgtatatttgttcctaacttccctgaaaagttgcatatcacgggggctattcgatgctaatgcagaacgcNAGtgt
This window of the Salvelinus sp. IW2-2015 linkage group LG24, ASM291031v2, whole genome shotgun sequence genome carries:
- the LOC111951456 gene encoding electron transfer flavoprotein regulatory factor 1 isoform X1: MEFRVGLPFKTIFPVVKADTVSGSDMANPLRREVRQLYKNLLHLGREYPQGADYFRERLNSAFMKNKDVTDPKEIRKLVDCGEAVIKELGTLYYLREYSAMKKRFYEEELLGLLNMGRPTD
- the LOC111951456 gene encoding electron transfer flavoprotein regulatory factor 1 isoform X2, translating into MANPLRREVRQLYKNLLHLGREYPQGADYFRERLNSAFMKNKDVTDPKEIRKLVDCGEAVIKELGTLYYLREYSAMKKRFYEEELLGLLNMGRPTD